TTCTTTTTATTCCACCAATGCCTCATTGGTATGCATGGTCATTTGTGTTTGCATCTATTTATTTCATTCAAACAGCATCGAACTTAAACAACCTATACCTTTATACAATATTAACAGTCATCTACTTAAGTTATTTCACTCTGTTCTATCCTGAACCGAGTGGGATAATTGAGAGTATATCAATAATGCTTAATATAAGTATGAGTGACATTTTCTTATCCAATTTAGTATTTACCCTTTTTGAGGGCGCCTTACTATTAACAATATGGGTGTTTTACAGATATGGAGTTCTTAGCAACTCCCTGTATAAAGTTAATGTAAAACCTACTGTAATAGGAATAGGTGGGGACAGTGGGGTTGGAAAAACTACTCTCACTCATAGTCTGAAAAAGATGTTTGGAAAAGAAAGAGTTCTTATTGTTGAAGGAGATGGAGATCATAAGTGGGAACGAGGTCATGAGAAATGGAATAAATTCACTCACTTAAATCCAAAAGCAAACTTTCTACATCAACAAGCAGCAACTCTGGAGAAACTTAAGAATGGTACACCTACTCAGAGAGTCGAATATAACCACAGCAATGGAACATTCACGAGTCCCCGGAGGATAGATCCGAATGATTTTATAGTAATGTGTGGGTTGCACCCACTTTATTTAGCAAAGACAAGAAATGTTATGGATTTAAAAGTCTATATAGACACAGATGAAAACCTAAGAAAACACTGGAAAATTACTAGAGATTGCGGGGAGAGGGGGTATACGGTAGAAAAAGTTATGAACCAAATAGAGTCTCGTATCGAGGATGCAAAAAAATATATCTATCCGCAAAAAAATTATGCGGATATTGTGATTAAGCATTACACAGAGGACTCATTCACTCTCGGGGATACTAAAGAAAACCCGAAAATTAAACTTAAAATCATTTGCAGTACTGATTTTTGTTTAGACCCAGTTCTAAATACATTGGATAATTACTCAGTTGCCTATGAGCATGACTATGAAAGTAATTTACTCTCCCAATATCTTATCCTCCATGAGCCAGTAACTCAGGAGGTTGTCAATGAAATCGCTCACTTTACGATAGAGAATTTATATGAAGTTACACGAGGGCATGTTATCCAGTGGGGAGAAGAATATGACTCCTTCATTCAATTAATGATGCTGATTTGCGTGAGTGAAAAAATGAAAGGAGAATCACACCTTGTCTTATAAAGGAATTTTACTAGATTTGGACAATACTCTCTACGACTACCATTTAGCACATGAAAAAGCATTAGAACAAGCGCTGAACTACGCTGTAGATATTTTAGGAGTTGAAAAAGAAGAAATATTTTCCTCCTATAACCAAGAAAGAGAAAAGATTAAGGTAGAACTATTAACCACCGCAGCTTCGCATAATCGAATGCTCTACTTTCAAAGGTTGTACGAGAATTTCGACGTTAACCCTCAAATATATGCATTAAATACCTATGACCTCTATTGGGAAACATTTTTGAACAATATGTATCTGTTTCCTGGAGTCACAGATTTTTTAGAAGCATCAAAGGATATTCCAATTTGTTTAGTTACTGATTTAACATCTCATATTCAACATAGAAAGCTTAAGACTCTTGGGGTGCAAGAATATATTCAATTCGTTGTTACCAGTGAAGAAGCAGGCAAAGAGAAGCCGCATCCTTATATATTCATGTCAGGGTTAAGGAAACTAGGACTGGATAGAGAAGATGTCATAATGATTGGAGACAATTTCGAAAAGGATATTAAAGGGGCGAGTTTATTGGGAATCAAGTCTTTTTGGTTAACTATACCTTTACCCTCTCAAGAAGAAAAGTTAAATAACGTCATTGAAGTTAGTAGTTTTTCAGAAGTAAAGGAGCAAATTTTTCATGTCCAACACATCTGATCTTCAAAACTTTATATCAATGTCATTATTTGCAGGAGAGCGTTTCGATTTAATACAAGCTGGTGGAGGGAACACATCTGTTAAATTGAGCAAAAGTGAGATGTTGGTAAAAGCTTCTGGACACCTTCTGTCTGAAGTAAGTGAGAATCACGGCTATGTACGGGTAGATTTAGTAAAAGTGAAGGACATCATGAACAATTCTTTGGTTGTGAACGAATCTGATAAAAGAACGAGGGAAGATCTTTCATCCTCATTAATTATGGAAACTATTACTAACGCAATGGAGAGAGACCGTCCTTCTATTGAGACATTTTTACATTCATTTTTATATAAATTTACTCTTCACACACACCCTATTGTTGTAAATCAACTGGCATGTTTAAAAAATGGTATGGACCAGCTGAGTGAATTATTTCCAAATGCCATTACCGTCGATTATAAGACTCCTGGAATAGATCTTGCTATAGAGTTAAAAAAGGAGTGCAGAAACTTCAGCAGACAAAATGGTAGTCTTCCCAAAATTGTATTTCTTCAAAATCACGGCCTAATAATAAGTTCGGACTGTGTAAATGAAGTTAGAAAAATAACGAATGATGTCATAACCAAATTAGAAAATTTTTTAGGAGTAAACTATAAGAAGTATAGATTAACGAATAAATTATCGTCTATTATGAATAGCCATGGAATAAGAAGCCAAGTTTCCTATTTATCAGAAGATAGCTATCTTCAATCGATTACTAAAGCTAAACCAAATTGGATAAAATCCTCTCCTCTGTGCCCTGATACTCTCGTTTTTTGTGGATATAAGATCGTGGAAATAAAGGATGATGGAGTAGAAATGGCTGAATATATGGATTGGTATGGCAAGTACCCTAAAGTTGTTTTAATGGATGGGTACTTGTTTTTTATATCTTCAAATATTAAAAAAGCTAAGGAAGCAGAGGAAGTGTTTAAGGCACACCTTTTCACGGTAGAACAAATTTTCGATCAGCAGCAGTCACTTGAATTGGAAGAATTACAATATCTAGATAATTGGAAAGCAGAAAAATTCAGGCAAACCATCTAAGGAGGTCTCAATGTGAAAATAGTAATCCCTATGTCTGGTAGAGGCAGCAGGTTTCTAGATGCAGGATATACTCACCCCAAACCACTAATTGAAGTTGATGGCTTTCCAATGATAGAGCAAGTCGTTAACATGTTTCCTGGAGAATCAGATTTTATTTTTATCTGCAGTAACGATCACTTGGAGTCGACAAATATGGAAGAAATATTGGTTCGAATTGCACCAAAAGGGAAAATAGTCGGCATTGATCCTCATAAAAAAGGACCGGTATATGCAGTTTCGAGAGCTTTTGACTATATCAATGACGATGACGAAGTGATAGTGAATTATTGTGATTTTTCCTGTTATTGGAATTATGTAGAATTCTTAAAGGATGTTAGGAGTAGTCATTCAGATGGGGCTATTGCTGCATACAAAGGTTTTCATCCTCATATGTTAGGGACGACAAATTATGCATTTATGAGAGAAGAAAATCAATGGATGTTAGAGATTAAAGAAAAAGAGCCTTTTACAAATAATAGGATGAATGAGTACGCATCAAGCGGTACGTATTATTTTAAGACCGGCAGTATGGTGAAAAAATATTTCGAGGAGCTTATGAACAAAGGAATCGATTTAAAAGGGGAGTACTACGTCAGCTTAGTCTACAACCTAATGAAAAGTGATGGGTTAAAGATTAGAATTTTTGAGATTGATCATATGCTGCAATGGGGTACTCCTCAAGACTTAGAAGAATACTTACAGTGGTCTCATTATTTTAAAGAGATCATCAACAGAGGAAATAGCAAAGATTTATTGTATGACATGACGACAATGATTCCTTTATCGGGAAGGGGGAAAAGGTTTTCTGAGAAAGGGTATCGTTTGCCCAAACCTCTGATCTCCGTATCAGGTAAACCGATGGTTCTACAATCTCATGACCACCTTCCACAGTCTGCCCATCAAATTTTTATTTGCTTGGAAGAACATTTGAATCAATATCATTTAGAAGAGGAAATCAAAAGATCTTATCCTAAAGCAGATATTATGAGGTTGTCACAAGTCACGGAAGGTCAAGCAGTCACTTGTGAATGGGCATTGGAGCAACTTGATTTAGAGCGACCGCTACTTATTTCCGCTTGCGATAACGGGGTGCTATGGAATGAAGAGAAATTCCAAGATATGTTGCTGGATGAGAGTGTAGATGCAATTATATGGAGTTTCAGAAATCATCCTTCAAGCAACGCTCATCCTGAAATGTACGGATGGGCAAATACTAATACTAACTCAGAGGTGACTTCTGTTTCCGTAAAAAAACCAATTAGCCACAACCCTGAAAATGATCATGCCATAGTTGGAACTTTTTATTTTCGTAAGGCGAGAGATTATAAAGAAAGTGTTAAACGAATAAAAGCTAAAAACATACGCGTAAATGGAGAGTTCTATGTAGATAGTTCAATTAATGAATTAATAGCAATGAATTTGAAAGTAAAGGTATTTGAAGTCGATCATTACATTTGTTGGGGAACCCCAAATGACTTGAGAACCTTTGAATACTGGCAGAGTTTTTTCCATAAGTGGAAGTGGCATCCTTATCATTTAGATAAGGATATTTTTATGGCACCTGAAAAAATTAATAAATTGGATGAAAAGTACAGATGTCCCAAGCCAGTCTTACAGTAAGGTCTAAGTTCCAGCAGCAAATTCAGCGTTTTTTAGTTACAGGGGTATCAGCAGTTCTTGTTGACACCCTCTTTTATTTCTTGTTGATACAAGTAATATCAACATCTTTATCTAAGATGATATCTTTCCTATGTGGTACGATCTTAGCCTACATTCTGAATAAATTTTGGACATTTAAAAAGAAAGCAAAATCTCATATCGAACTTTTTCAGTATATGGGTTTATATTTATCGACTTTAGGCATAAATGTTGCTTCAAATATGCTCTTTCTTACTTTTACTTCAAATAAAATTATTGCTTTTGTTTTTGCTACAGGTATCAGTGCTTCATTAAATTTTATTGGACAGAAATGGTGGGTGTTTAAAGAATGATTAAATATTCTGTTGTCATACCGTGTTATAACGAAGAAAAGAATATACCTTTAATTTTGAAAAGGTTTAATCAAGTTATTAATAGAAATGATATCGAAGTCGTTTTAATCAACAATGGTTCAAAGGATAATAGCAGAATTACTTTAAGTGAAGTTATTCCAAAGTACTCCTTTGCAAAAACGTATGAAGTTAAGGTGAATCAAGGGTATGGCTACGGGATTTTGTATGGATTACAAAAAGCTAAGGGTGAATATTTGGGATGGACACATGCTGATATGCAAACAGACCCAAATGACGTCATGTCAGCCATTGAAGAAATAGAAAAAAATAGATGTCCTCAAAATATTTACATCAAAGGAAAACGGAAAAATCGTCCAGTATTTGATCAGGTCTTTAGTATTGGAATGAGTATATACGAAACCATACTATTGCGCACCAAATTAGTTGATATCAATGCCCAGCCTAACCTATTCCATAGGAGCTTTTATGATAGTTTAACGGATGCGCCTAAAGACTTTTCACTTGACCTTTATTTTCTATATATGGCTCAAAAGAAAAAACAGAAAATCCATAGGTTTGAGGTCTCCTTCCCAGAAAGACTACATGGACACTCTAGCTGGAATACCGGCTTATCATCAAAATGGAAGTTTATAAAAAGAACGCTCTCCTTTAGTACGAAGCTAAGAAAGGAGTATTTAAAATAATGGAATTTATTGCACATAGGGTTAATACCATTGAAGAATTAAAGTATATCCCTCAAGAACATGGGGTGGAAGTCGACTTAAGAGATTATGGGGACCGGTTAGTCCTCCAGCACGAGCCTTTTATAAATGGAGAAGACTTTGAAGAATACTTAAAACATTATCACCATGGCACGCTGATTTTGAATATTAAAAGTGAAAGGATAGAGCTTAAAGTATTGGAACTTTTAAAAAAATATAAGGTCAAAAATTACTTTTTTCTAGACTCTTCTTTTCCGATGATCCATTTATTAACAAACAATGATGAAAAGAATGTTGCCATTCGATTCTCTGAATATGAAGGGATAGACACAGTGTTGGCTATGAAAGGAAAAGCCAAATGGATTTGGGTTGATTGTTTTTCACAACTTCCACTTAATCTGGCTTTATACAAAGTCTTAAAAAAGGCTGGATTTAAGCTTTGTCTAGTTTCGCCAGAATTGCAAGGAAGAGATGGTGATCTGCAACAGTATAAAGATTATCTTGAGGAAGAGAAGTTATCTGTGGATGCTATTTGCACAAAAGTGTATAACATAGATCAGTGGAAAACTGTTGAAATGGGAAAAGGTGAAAGATATGTTGAGCAAAAATAAAACAACTTTAAAAAAAGAATCAGATTTAGTGTTCGGTGTCACCGTTTTTTTAACCGCTTTATTCTCTGTATATTTTTATCAAGTAGCCTGGGGATGGCCGATTGTTGATAGCTATCCGCAAATAGAAAGAATGTTAGACAGCAGCTACCTAACGAATGATTTTCACACAAATACATTCGGCGATTTTTCTGCGCGATTATATATTGCGTATTTTTTTATTTTTGGATCCGAATTTTTTCAAACACACTACACTATATTCATTGGATATGCTAACCTGTTAAGAATTTTTCTATTGACGACGGCTGTTTTTATATTTTTAAACACGGTATCTAAGAATAAATACGTCGCTCTCATTGGAACTTTCCTTGGAGCCGTTTCTTTCTATAGTGTACCGAGAATGATAGCTTGGTTTTTTAGTACTCCAGTCATTAGTGCTGCTGAAATTTCACTTATTATCATTATTTTCAGTACTGCTCTAATTTATCAAAATAAATTATCTATAGGCTTTTTACTACTCGGACTTTCGATGGTCATCCATCCAGTTGTAACCATCCATGGAGCAGGGTTCGCGGCAATCTTATATTTTACTAAGTATGGTCTCGGAGCCTATAAAAAACTTTTTAAGGTTCCTGTATTACTTGCGTTTAGTTTTATGGCAGGTACTTTTCTTCTCAATTACATTCCATACAAAAATTCCTTAAAGGGCTCTACTTTATTATCTAGTAGTGAGTTCACCCACATTATTGGAGAAGTAAGGCACCCGCATCACTATATTCCGTCCATGTTTGGTTTAGAAATTTGGGGGTTGTTCTTGTTCTATGCTGCCACCTTTATTTATATGAGCTTTAAATTAAAAAAGCAGTTGGCAAAAAGTATAAATACCTTTATAAAATACTATTTAATCTATCTGAGTCTCGTATTAGTGGTAGGGTATATTTTTGTTGAGGTATGGCCTATAAAAGAAGTTGTAACGATTATTCCTTATAGATCACTGGTGTTTTTTGGTTTAGTGTATTTATTACTATTTTCCCAATACGTGTTCTATAAGTTTAAAAATAAAGATTACATTTCATTTTTATTTTTGCATCTACCGTTTATTCCTATTTTAGCTCAAGACATCCTTGTTTCTAGCATTTGTATGATTGTTGCCTTTTCTTATGCGATTCTAACGGATTTTCTTGCGTCAAGAAATATTAAATTATCAATAAAGATTGACCAATATTTTTTCAATAGGGTGAACTTAAACTACTTCTATTTATTTATCATTACGTTTGCTTTAGCCAGTGCTTATTTTGGATTGGGCAGAGGCATTGCCTTTAATATTCCAAATATCAATGCCAAAGAAAATGAGGTGTATAAATGGTTGAACGAGAACACCCCTGAAGAGTCCGTTGTTTTGGCAGAGTTAGATGTTGATTACTTAGTCAATCAGAAAATCAGGCTGATATCGGATAGAGCAGTGCCTATAAGTAAAGATTTTCCATTTAATGAAAAGTATTATTCTGATTGGAACGAAAGATATATAGATATATACGGAGGTAAGTACGATAACTTAAACTATATAAACAACATGTCAGAAGCGGAACTGAATGATATTTCAAAGGAATATGGAGTCGATTACTACCTGAGAACTAAGAAACTTAAGCAAAGTGAGAACGTAAGTTTGGAAAAAATTATAAGGATGAATGAAGAAAATGTATATATTTATATGAAGAATTAAGTGTTCGTTATTTCTATTAAAGAGAGTATGAAGTGTGGCATCCAACAAATGATAGAATGGGCATTCTATTTATGGTAGTTAGATTTTTTGAGAAAGGATATAGAAAATCACTCACGTTACAATGAGAAACTCACATGTAGTTCTATTTAACGATAGTACAGAACTAACATCACATGTATAGAAGAATGGAGGATACCCATTGAAAATAAATAATAAAACTCTAATTATTACCTTTTCTCTATTAGTACTAGGAATCATTTTGGCTGCTTATTTAGTATCGCACAATTCTAACAATGCTGAAAATGAAACAAAGGCTGCAAAAAATGATGATAATAAAGATATTTATGAGCTGGAGTTAGAACGATGGGATATATACAACGATGGAACACACCCTAAAAAAACGACCGATGGCTTGAATAATGCCTTAAAATGGGCATCTGACAATGGATTTTCAACTTTCAAAATTCCAAAAGGAGAGTATCTTATCAGTAAAGGGGAAGAGCCTTCTGATTCTGACGCAAGAATTAATATGGTAAGTAACATGAAGTTTGAATTAGATAATAATGCTGTAATTAGAAAGGAGAAGAATGGGTTCGAAGCTTATGAATTATTGTACATGGCACCTGGGACTAGAGATGTAATCATAAAAGGAGGTACTTATGAAGGGGATCGGCTATCTCATGATTACACAGGCAAAGATAATGAGTATTCTCAGAATACACATGAATTCGGCATGGGAATTTATGGGGTGGGTGTGAAAAATATAACCATTAAAGGAGTGAAAACCAAAGACTTTACTGGCGATGGAATAATGATTGGAGGGAGTTCTACGCAAATTAATATTCTAATCGCAGAAGATTTTGAATCTGGTTCAATCAGCAGTGAAGGAGTTTTCGTTGATGATACTTCAAAAACCCGAACTACTAATAAACTCAAAACTAATTTTGATAACCAGAAATTTGAGGAATTTAATACTTTTCAATTTTCCAGACCTAAAGGACTTTCAAAAGAGGCGAATTATGAAGTGTTCTTTTACGATTCCAATGATCGTTTTATTTCAAAAATTAAACATAATGAAATGGATTGGAACTTAATTGAAATCCCTAAGGAGGTTAGTTATTTCCATGCTGTATTTGACCAACCATATTCTGAAGGTTTCAGCGTGGAGTATTGGAATAAAGTTATCTCGGAGAACATCTCTATCTCTAATAGCGAATCCTTTCTGAATCGCAGGCAGGGAATAACGGTAGCAGGGGTAAATGAGATGAAGATTGAAAACAATGATATACATGATATTAAAGGTATTGCACCTCAATCGGGTATTGATTTAGAAGCAGGTTTTTATCCTAATACAAATATAACGATTAATAATAACAAGATTTATAATAATGAGAGGTATAATGTTATTCTTTTTGATGGAGAAGATGTAATTGTCGAAGGGAATTATCTAGGGGAAAATGAAAATAGATCATCAATAGGAGTTGCTATCTCAAAACCTTTCAGGAGTGGAGCGCTAATTAAGGGAAACCATTTTGATGGTTCTAAAATAGTAGCAGAGGGGGAAGCTAAGTTTGTAGATAACACTATGAATGATTCTATTGCTACACTTTTTGGTCCCAAAACAGAGGTTGATGGAATGCAATTTAAAAACTCACAATTAAGTATTAGAAGTACTGAGCCTAATGGGGTTGCAGTATCTAATATAGAAATGGAAAGTAACATGGAGCAAACCAACACGCTAAGCATTAACGATCATCCGGTGCATCTTAAAAATATTACTTTGAAAGGAAAGGCAGCTCAACGGAGTATAGTCGGCAATGTTGAAGAGGGAAGTGTATTTGATAATTTAAAAGTCATAGGTTTTAACTCAACCTATGGAATTGACCTTCCAAGAGGAACCTATAACGACTGTTCATTTGAATCGTCACAAGAGGGAAATGGAACAGTAGTCATAAATGATTCAGGAAACTATATATTAAACCAGTGTACGTTAAAAGGACTGGATCAACTACTTGTAATTGAAAATAAAGACGCTGATGTTGAGGTGCATGATTCACATTTTGACTTGTGGGATGGAGAGTCTTCCATTTCTGTGAATGAAGCAAAGATGGTCTCGATTCTTAATAATACCATTAAGATGAAAGGTTCTGCATCCATTGAGGAGACAATAAAAGTTCAGGAAACATTTACTTCTACATCAAAGTTTAAAATTGACGGCAACAGGGTTGAGTCAAAGCGTTCAAACTAGGGCTAATAATTGTAGAGCACAATAGTTGTAAGTAGATTTTGTTTTTACCTGTAAAAAAGGA
The Halobacillus halophilus DSM 2266 DNA segment above includes these coding regions:
- a CDS encoding DUF6798 domain-containing protein, translating into MSKNKTTLKKESDLVFGVTVFLTALFSVYFYQVAWGWPIVDSYPQIERMLDSSYLTNDFHTNTFGDFSARLYIAYFFIFGSEFFQTHYTIFIGYANLLRIFLLTTAVFIFLNTVSKNKYVALIGTFLGAVSFYSVPRMIAWFFSTPVISAAEISLIIIIFSTALIYQNKLSIGFLLLGLSMVIHPVVTIHGAGFAAILYFTKYGLGAYKKLFKVPVLLAFSFMAGTFLLNYIPYKNSLKGSTLLSSSEFTHIIGEVRHPHHYIPSMFGLEIWGLFLFYAATFIYMSFKLKKQLAKSINTFIKYYLIYLSLVLVVGYIFVEVWPIKEVVTIIPYRSLVFFGLVYLLLFSQYVFYKFKNKDYISFLFLHLPFIPILAQDILVSSICMIVAFSYAILTDFLASRNIKLSIKIDQYFFNRVNLNYFYLFIITFALASAYFGLGRGIAFNIPNINAKENEVYKWLNENTPEESVVLAELDVDYLVNQKIRLISDRAVPISKDFPFNEKYYSDWNERYIDIYGGKYDNLNYINNMSEAELNDISKEYGVDYYLRTKKLKQSENVSLEKIIRMNEENVYIYMKN
- a CDS encoding glycosyltransferase family 2 protein codes for the protein MIKYSVVIPCYNEEKNIPLILKRFNQVINRNDIEVVLINNGSKDNSRITLSEVIPKYSFAKTYEVKVNQGYGYGILYGLQKAKGEYLGWTHADMQTDPNDVMSAIEEIEKNRCPQNIYIKGKRKNRPVFDQVFSIGMSIYETILLRTKLVDINAQPNLFHRSFYDSLTDAPKDFSLDLYFLYMAQKKKQKIHRFEVSFPERLHGHSSWNTGLSSKWKFIKRTLSFSTKLRKEYLK
- a CDS encoding phosphatidylinositol-specific phospholipase C/glycerophosphodiester phosphodiesterase family protein, with the protein product MEFIAHRVNTIEELKYIPQEHGVEVDLRDYGDRLVLQHEPFINGEDFEEYLKHYHHGTLILNIKSERIELKVLELLKKYKVKNYFFLDSSFPMIHLLTNNDEKNVAIRFSEYEGIDTVLAMKGKAKWIWVDCFSQLPLNLALYKVLKKAGFKLCLVSPELQGRDGDLQQYKDYLEEEKLSVDAICTKVYNIDQWKTVEMGKGERYVEQK
- a CDS encoding right-handed parallel beta-helix repeat-containing protein encodes the protein MKINNKTLIITFSLLVLGIILAAYLVSHNSNNAENETKAAKNDDNKDIYELELERWDIYNDGTHPKKTTDGLNNALKWASDNGFSTFKIPKGEYLISKGEEPSDSDARINMVSNMKFELDNNAVIRKEKNGFEAYELLYMAPGTRDVIIKGGTYEGDRLSHDYTGKDNEYSQNTHEFGMGIYGVGVKNITIKGVKTKDFTGDGIMIGGSSTQINILIAEDFESGSISSEGVFVDDTSKTRTTNKLKTNFDNQKFEEFNTFQFSRPKGLSKEANYEVFFYDSNDRFISKIKHNEMDWNLIEIPKEVSYFHAVFDQPYSEGFSVEYWNKVISENISISNSESFLNRRQGITVAGVNEMKIENNDIHDIKGIAPQSGIDLEAGFYPNTNITINNNKIYNNERYNVILFDGEDVIVEGNYLGENENRSSIGVAISKPFRSGALIKGNHFDGSKIVAEGEAKFVDNTMNDSIATLFGPKTEVDGMQFKNSQLSIRSTEPNGVAVSNIEMESNMEQTNTLSINDHPVHLKNITLKGKAAQRSIVGNVEEGSVFDNLKVIGFNSTYGIDLPRGTYNDCSFESSQEGNGTVVINDSGNYILNQCTLKGLDQLLVIENKDADVEVHDSHFDLWDGESSISVNEAKMVSILNNTIKMKGSASIEETIKVQETFTSTSKFKIDGNRVESKRSN
- a CDS encoding class II aldolase/adducin family protein; amino-acid sequence: MSNTSDLQNFISMSLFAGERFDLIQAGGGNTSVKLSKSEMLVKASGHLLSEVSENHGYVRVDLVKVKDIMNNSLVVNESDKRTREDLSSSLIMETITNAMERDRPSIETFLHSFLYKFTLHTHPIVVNQLACLKNGMDQLSELFPNAITVDYKTPGIDLAIELKKECRNFSRQNGSLPKIVFLQNHGLIISSDCVNEVRKITNDVITKLENFLGVNYKKYRLTNKLSSIMNSHGIRSQVSYLSEDSYLQSITKAKPNWIKSSPLCPDTLVFCGYKIVEIKDDGVEMAEYMDWYGKYPKVVLMDGYLFFISSNIKKAKEAEEVFKAHLFTVEQIFDQQQSLELEELQYLDNWKAEKFRQTI
- a CDS encoding phosphoribulokinase, encoding MVNKHLREMVKSKWFLVITLVKVFAILIWLPVNLTESTIPFIVNYLSSFENPWIYVYQHPNSSLEFPYPAGLLYLLTLFLSPLSIFPSLSLHLQVFLIQLPTLLADILICYFLLRVFPDKKKFVILIYYCSPIIFVASYIYPNHDLIAIAALFISIFYLIRKQHVRSAVFFGIGFSLKVPVIFTLPMIALYIVKAHKIKHLWQFSVISLIAWYLIVSRFLPTEAYQSLVFMNEDQFKLFDIYLKMENLKVYVAPLFLALLYIQFLRHSKINVNFLLTYVGMLYFVFVLFIPPMPHWYAWSFVFASIYFIQTASNLNNLYLYTILTVIYLSYFTLFYPEPSGIIESISIMLNISMSDIFLSNLVFTLFEGALLLTIWVFYRYGVLSNSLYKVNVKPTVIGIGGDSGVGKTTLTHSLKKMFGKERVLIVEGDGDHKWERGHEKWNKFTHLNPKANFLHQQAATLEKLKNGTPTQRVEYNHSNGTFTSPRRIDPNDFIVMCGLHPLYLAKTRNVMDLKVYIDTDENLRKHWKITRDCGERGYTVEKVMNQIESRIEDAKKYIYPQKNYADIVIKHYTEDSFTLGDTKENPKIKLKIICSTDFCLDPVLNTLDNYSVAYEHDYESNLLSQYLILHEPVTQEVVNEIAHFTIENLYEVTRGHVIQWGEEYDSFIQLMMLICVSEKMKGESHLVL
- a CDS encoding GtrA family protein is translated as MSQASLTVRSKFQQQIQRFLVTGVSAVLVDTLFYFLLIQVISTSLSKMISFLCGTILAYILNKFWTFKKKAKSHIELFQYMGLYLSTLGINVASNMLFLTFTSNKIIAFVFATGISASLNFIGQKWWVFKE
- a CDS encoding HAD family hydrolase; translation: MSYKGILLDLDNTLYDYHLAHEKALEQALNYAVDILGVEKEEIFSSYNQEREKIKVELLTTAASHNRMLYFQRLYENFDVNPQIYALNTYDLYWETFLNNMYLFPGVTDFLEASKDIPICLVTDLTSHIQHRKLKTLGVQEYIQFVVTSEEAGKEKPHPYIFMSGLRKLGLDREDVIMIGDNFEKDIKGASLLGIKSFWLTIPLPSQEEKLNNVIEVSSFSEVKEQIFHVQHI
- a CDS encoding NTP transferase domain-containing protein — translated: MKIVIPMSGRGSRFLDAGYTHPKPLIEVDGFPMIEQVVNMFPGESDFIFICSNDHLESTNMEEILVRIAPKGKIVGIDPHKKGPVYAVSRAFDYINDDDEVIVNYCDFSCYWNYVEFLKDVRSSHSDGAIAAYKGFHPHMLGTTNYAFMREENQWMLEIKEKEPFTNNRMNEYASSGTYYFKTGSMVKKYFEELMNKGIDLKGEYYVSLVYNLMKSDGLKIRIFEIDHMLQWGTPQDLEEYLQWSHYFKEIINRGNSKDLLYDMTTMIPLSGRGKRFSEKGYRLPKPLISVSGKPMVLQSHDHLPQSAHQIFICLEEHLNQYHLEEEIKRSYPKADIMRLSQVTEGQAVTCEWALEQLDLERPLLISACDNGVLWNEEKFQDMLLDESVDAIIWSFRNHPSSNAHPEMYGWANTNTNSEVTSVSVKKPISHNPENDHAIVGTFYFRKARDYKESVKRIKAKNIRVNGEFYVDSSINELIAMNLKVKVFEVDHYICWGTPNDLRTFEYWQSFFHKWKWHPYHLDKDIFMAPEKINKLDEKYRCPKPVLQ